A single Dreissena polymorpha isolate Duluth1 chromosome 14, UMN_Dpol_1.0, whole genome shotgun sequence DNA region contains:
- the LOC127857474 gene encoding zinc finger protein 713-like: MVACAGNHIKLSEDGGTKFQCPWCGKTFTRRLHLDNHVNSHTGNRPYKCDMCNKRFTQKSHLTTHKCWADVYKRPLPYNNPKALLYRQQADYCRPDQLCPTVALNADMSCRQKLFHCTFSACRKCFTSRTQLQIHTRTHTGEKPHKGLNCGKAFAQSNNLYRHLRASKECAGTVAIPDDLRSCRYKQ, from the exons atggttgcctgtGCGGGCAAccata taaAACTGAGTGAAGATGGCGGTACGAAGTTCCAGTGTCCATGGTGTGGCAAGACTTTCACGCGCAGACTTCACCTTGACAACCACGTGAACTCACATACCGGAAacagaccgtacaagtgtgacaTGTGCAATAAACGCTTCACACAGAAATCTCACTTGACCACGCATAAA TGCTGGGCAGACGTCTATAAGCGACCCTTGCCGTATAACAACCCTAAGGCCCTGTTATATCGGCAGCAGGCCGATTATTGTCGCCCCGATCAGCTCTGCc CTACTGTTGCCTTGAATGCAGACATGTCCTGTCGCCAGAAGCTGTTCCACTGTACGTTCTCTGCGTGCCGAAAGTGCTTCACGAGCCGGACGCAGCTTCAGATCCACACGCGGACGCACACAGGAGAGAAACCTCACAAGGGTCTCAACTGCGGCAAGGCGTTTGCACAAAGCAACAACTTGTATCGGCACCTCAG GGCCAGTAAGGAATGTGCTGGTACAGTGGCTATACCCGACGATCTTCGAAGTTGCAGATATAAGCaataa